The following coding sequences are from one Lolium rigidum isolate FL_2022 chromosome 6, APGP_CSIRO_Lrig_0.1, whole genome shotgun sequence window:
- the LOC124663116 gene encoding protein Rf1, mitochondrial-like: MPRFRPRSPSFHDPVPSPGYQLLNEFKDRLGSETLSPELAHQLFGKLLRQPVKVPERALNGFFAALARAPPSIACPDGPALAITLFQQMARAGQRPVTAPTIYTYNILIGCCCHTHRPDLGPAFFGHLLKTGIRENVVTFNNLLKCLCDMKRTEEALDVLLHRMPGDLPNAITRRGHSPNVVSYSTVIDGFLKEGEIRKALDLFHEMIQQGNGHKPNAVSYTTLIDGFLKEGEISKACDLFCEMIQQRIEPDVVTYNSIIDGLCKATRAMDKAEGVLRQMVDNGVRPDTVTYNSLIHGYSTSGQSEEVARLLEEMKTQGIMWDIFTCNSFMDYLWKTRRIKEATELFYSMAEKGHKPDVVSYGIMLHGYATEGSLVDMNDFREQMVRDGVVPSLSVYNILIGAYAKCGKMDAAMLVFEDMLKHGVNHDQVTYLIVIAAFCRMGRMDDAMDKFSEMIDMGVPHDTGVYECMIKGYFRQGDLVQANKLFTEMKNKGICHSPRKGNERRHNIFDLVIGTGMA, from the exons ATGCCGCGCTTCCGACCCCGCTCCCCTTCTTTCCACGACCCCGTCCCCTCACCCGGCTATCAGCTGCTCAACGAATTCAAGGATCGTCTGGGCTCGGAGACGCTCAGTCCTGAGCTTGCGCACCAACTGTTCGGCAAATTGCTTCGTCAACCCGTCAAGGTACCAGAACGCGCGCTCAACGGCTTTTTCGCCGCCCTCGCGCGTGCCCCGCCCTCCATTGCCTGCCCCGATGGCCCTGCCCTCGCCATCACTCTCTTCCAACAAATGGCCCGAGCAGGCCAACGTCCGGTGACCGCACCCACCATTTACACATACAACATACTGATTGGTTGCTGCTGCCACACCCACCGCCCGGACCTAGGGCCTGCCTTCTTCGGGCACCTCCTCAAGACAGGTATCAGGGAGAAcgttgtcactttcaacaatttaTTGAAGTGCCTCTGTGACATGAAGCGAACGGAGGAGGCTCTGGACGTGCTGCTCCACAGGATGCCCGGCGACCTTCCTAATGCCATCACCAGACGTGGCCACTCTCCCAACGTGGTTTCATACAGCACGGTAATTGATGGCTTCTTGAAGGAGGGTGAAATAAGAAAAGCTTTGGATCTATTTCATGAAATGATACAGCAGGGG AACGGCCATAAACCTAATGCTGTCTCATACACCACGCTTATTGATGGCTTCTTGAAAGAGGGTGAAATAAGCAAAGCATGTGATCTATTCTGTGAAATGATACAACAGAGGATTGAGCCTGATGTGGTGACATATAATTCCATTATTGATGGGCTGTGCAAAGCAA CTAGAGCAATGGACAAGGCAGAGGGTGTCCTTCGGCAAATGGTCGATAACGGTGTTCGGCCGGATACGGTGACATATAATAGCCTGATCCATGGATATTCCACTTCGGGCCAGTCGGAAGAAGTCGCTAGGTTGTTGGAAGAAATGAAAACTCAAGGTATCATGTGGGACATTTTTACTTGCAACTCATTCATGGACTATCTTTGGAAGACCAGAAGAATCAAAGAAGCTACAGAATTATTTTATTCCATGGCTGAGAAGGGCCATAAACCCGATGTTGTCTCATACGGGATTATGCTTCATGGTTATGCTACAGAAGGATCCCTTGTTGATATGAATGATTTCCGTGAGCAGATGGTACGAGACGGAGTTGTACCCAGTCTCAGTGTTTACAACATACTGATTGGTgcatatgctaagtgtggaaagatgGATGCAGCAATGCTTGTCTTCGAAGATATGTTGAAGCATGGTGTGAACCATGATCAGGTCACATATTTAATTGTGATAGCTGCATTTTGCAGAATGGGCAGGATGGATGATGCCATGGACAAATTCAGTGAGATGATTGATATGGGTGTACCACATGACACAGGTGTTTACGAGTGCATGATCAAGGGTTACTTTAGACAAGGTGATTTGGTGCAAGCCAACAAATTGTTTACCGAAATGAAGAACAAGGGTATTTGTCATAGTCCGCGGAAGGGTAATGAAAGAAGACACAATATTTTTGACTTGGTTATTGGTACTGGTATGGCCTGA